A genomic segment from Salvia splendens isolate huo1 chromosome 13, SspV2, whole genome shotgun sequence encodes:
- the LOC121761273 gene encoding uncharacterized protein LOC121761273, whose translation MDWFRQITVVYLTKPGVYAEQGFHETASSHRFAVETLHNVRHFLSGQDTTEHPALGTISRMIEEGLRISGEAEWMDYRPSQRSAMDVDVPVRQKAKRRTKKKTACGESSSQPVHRSDDDFVEPPPPRSAVRGRHSVSHTGGTGDDIGLSDVPTSPPR comes from the exons ATGGATTGGTTTCGGCAGATAactgtggtgtatttaaccaaacccggCGTGTATGCTGAACAGGGCTTCCACGAAACGGCATCTTCTCATAGATTCGcg gtggagacacTTCACAACGTGCGCCACTTTCTAAGTGGCCAAGATACGACAGAACATCCGGCTTTGGGAACCATTTCGAGGATGATTGAAGAAGGACTGCGGATATCCGGGGAGGCTGAGTGGATGGACTACCGTCCTTcgcagcgctctgcaatggacgtggacgtacccgtaaggcaaaaggcaaaacgacgaaccaaaaagaaaaccgcctgcggagagtcgtcatctcagCCCGTACACCgctccgatgacgattttgtgGAACCACCTCCAcctagatctgcagttcgaggccgtcattctgtcagccacaccgGTGGTACCGGCGACGACattggcctcagtgatgtccccaCTTCTCCACCACGGTAG